A genomic stretch from Lathyrus oleraceus cultivar Zhongwan6 chromosome 2, CAAS_Psat_ZW6_1.0, whole genome shotgun sequence includes:
- the LOC127123913 gene encoding uncharacterized protein LOC127123913, with protein sequence MGSKYSRKKSDMKEVQCYNYQRFDHYARDCKRKKESRARDDDEVQYAHARENDSDDMLLMANTQTNNEQINMWYLNLGCNNHITENKKWFTKLGESVKKVIKFADGRHVTSEGIGNIIVMRMNGRRAIITDILYLTSMTSNLIRICQLLPKGYNMNLEENLMKVYNGEGRMILKAPLANNKTFKIKINMVDPQCLISNNVEDKNWLWHHMYEHLNFRGLDTLNQKKMVYDLPQVKEPSQLCEEFCKAKQARKEFKHDLSIKSRENWSLFTLTCVDLLK encoded by the coding sequence ATGGGAAGCAAGTATTCAAGGAAGAAAAGTGACATGAAGGAGGTGCAATGTTACAACTATCAAAGATTTGATCATTATGCTCGAGATTGTAAAAGAAAGAAGGAATCCAGAGCAAGAGATGACGACGAAGTGCAATATGCACATGCTAGAGAAAACGACTCTGATGATATGCTACTCATGGCAAATACTCAAACGAATAATGAACAAATCAACATGTGGTATCTAAATTTAGGATGCAACAACCACATTACTGAAAATAAAAAGTGGTTTACTAAGTTAGGCGAATCAGTCAAGAAGGTGATCAAGTTTGCAGATGGTAGGCATGTTACATCAGAAGGAATAGGAAACATAATTGTGATGAGAATGAATGGCCGAAGAGCCATCATTACTGACATATTATATCTAACTTCAATGACAAGTAACTTGATAAGAATATGTCAATTACTTCCCAAAGGGTATAACATGAATTTGGAAGAAAATCTGATGAAGGTGTATAATGGTGAAGGAAGGATGATCCTGAAGGCACCATTGGCAAATAACAAAACCTTCAAGATTAAGATTAACATGGTTGATCCTCAGTGTCTTATTTCGAATAATGTCGAAGATAAGAACTGGCTATGGCATCACATGTATGAACACCTAAACTTTAGAGGTCTAGACACACTCAACCAGAAGAAGATGGTGTATGACTTACCTCAAGTGAAAGAACCAAGTCAATTATGTGAGGAATTCTGCAAAGCAAAGCAGGCTAGGAAGGAATTCAAACACGACTTGTCCATAAAGTCGAGAGAAAACTGGAGCTTGTTCACTCTGACGTGTGTGGACCTTTTGAAGTAA
- the LOC127120846 gene encoding uncharacterized protein LOC127120846: MAATNPLALSCTSQTHTPHHFLLPRKPFLLLSTRHSNHHARPKSLRLTTTTTTTCKATQVSVTEESSPSGNWVPVVPVSALPRGERRVIIQEGETILLLWYKDQIFAIENRSPAEGAYSEGLKNAKLTQDGCVVCPTTDSTFDLRTGEIKEWYPNNPVLRVLTPALRNLFVYPVKTDEKNIYISITGGFKSDAATEIVFSGKAQPGITASDVNVDEVKMVVDESQLGFGFSRKNEIINGKAAVIGFLLLLDFELLTGKGLLKGTGFLDFIYSASNALN; this comes from the exons ATGGCTGCCACCAACCCTTTAGCACTTTCCTGCACCTCCCAAACACACACTCCTCACCATTTCCTTCTCCCTCGTAAGCCGTTTCTTCTCCTTTCCACCCGTCACTCCAACCACCATGCACGCCCAAAGTCTCTTCGActcaccaccaccaccaccaccacctgTAAAGCCACACAAGTGTCCGTCACTGAAGAGTCATCTCCATCCGGAAACTGGGTTCCGGTAGTGCCAGTCTCAGCGCTGCCCAGAGGAGAGCGGCGCGTGATTATTCAAGAAGGGGAAACTATATTGCTTCTTTGGTATAAAGATCAAATATTCGCCATTGAAAATAGGTCACCTGCTGAAGGTGCATACTCAGAAGGATTGAAAAATGCTAAACTCACTCAG GATGGTTGTGTAGTTTGTCCAACAACGGATAGCACATTTGATCTAAGAACAGGAGAGATCAAAGAATGGTATCCAAACAATCCTGTTTTGAGAGTTCTAACACCGGCATTGAGGAATCTCTTTGTATATCCCGTCAAAACCGATGAAAAGAACATTTATATCAGCATCACAGGAGGTTTCAAATCTGATGCTGCTACTGAAATTGTCTTTAGTGGGAAGGCGCAACCCGGTATAACAGCATCGGATGTCAACGTCGATGAG GTTAAAATGGTGGTTGATGAGAGTCAACTGGGATTCGGCTTCAGTAGAAAGAACGAAATAATAAACGGCAAAGCAGCCGTTATTGGATTCCTTCTGTTGTTGGATTTTGAACTTTTAACAGGTAAGGGACTCTTAAAAGGAACAGGTTTCTTGGATTTCATATACTCCGCATCTAATGCTCTCAATTAG